Proteins encoded in a region of the Panthera tigris isolate Pti1 chromosome B2, P.tigris_Pti1_mat1.1, whole genome shotgun sequence genome:
- the ETV7 gene encoding transcription factor ETV7: MQEGELASFSVSPEAATPPPGTQAKLEAGMDLLGEGGICKLPGRLRIQPALWSREDVLHWLRWAEQEYSLQRTGEHGFEMNGRALCILTKDDFRLRAPGSGDVLYELLQYIKTQRQALVCGPFFGGAFRQKMPPQRCPCLLEEGTGRPQLAPRTGLLQQPPHLGFASSLSHLARWPLGREDSLNVSHCSELSCRAEGACSSPMMPEAPIDGRIADCRLLWDYVYQLLSDTRYEPYIRWEDKNAKIFRVVDPNGLARLWGNHKNRVNMTYEKMSRALRHYYKLNIIKKEPGQKLLFRFLKTPRKVVQDREQPESPEQGRLDFNEEMLQVSP, translated from the exons ATGCAG GAGGGAGAATTGGCCAGTTTTTCTGTGAGCCCCGAGGCAGCCACACCACCCCCAGGCACCCAGGCCAAATTGGAAGCTGGAATGGACTTGCTGGGTGAAGGGGGAATCTGCAAGCTGCCAGGAAGACTCC GCATCCAGCCGGCACTCTGGAGCAGGGAGGACGTGCTGCACTGGCTGCGTTGGGCCGAGCAGGAGTACTCTCTGCAGCGCACGGGGGAGCACGGCTTCGAGATGAACGGCCGAGccctctgcatcctcaccaaggATGACTTCCGGCTTCGTGCGCCTGGTTCAG gtgacGTCCTGTATGAGCTGCTTCAGTACATCAAGACCCAGCGGCAAGCCCTGGTGTGTGGGCCCTTTTTCGGAGGGGCCTTCAGGCAGAAGATGCCCCCTCAGCgctgcccctgcctcctggaaG AGGGGACTGGGCGACCTCAATTGGCCCCCCGAACGGGTCTCCTGCAGCAGCCACCACACCTGGGGTTTGCCAGCTCCTTGAGCCACCTGGCCAGGTGGCCCCTTGGCAGGGAGGACTCCCTCAACGTATCTCACTGTTCAGAGCTCAGCTGCAGGGCTGAGGgagcctgctcctcccccatgatGCCGGAGGCTCCCATTGATGGCAGGATCGCTG ATTGCCGGCTGTTGTGGGATTATGTGTACCAGCTGCTCTCTGACACCAGGtacgagccctacatcaggtggGAAGACAAGAACGCCAAGATCTTCAGAGTTGTGGATCCAAACGGGCTTGCCAGACTCTGGGGAAACCACAAG AACCGGGTGAACATGACCTACGAGAAGATGTCACGTGCCCTGCGACACTACTATAAGCTGAACATCATCAAGAAAGAACCTGGGCAGAAGCTCCTGTTCAG ATTTCTGAAGACGCCCAGGAAGGTCGTCCAGGACAGGGAGCAACCAGAGAGCCCGGAGCAGGGCAGGTTGGATTTCAACGAGGAGATGCTGCAAGTCTCTCCCTGA